The following coding sequences are from one Triticum dicoccoides isolate Atlit2015 ecotype Zavitan chromosome 4A, WEW_v2.0, whole genome shotgun sequence window:
- the LOC119284944 gene encoding uncharacterized protein LOC119284944 yields MQLWRPMRGVFRRSTPHNRASRSHLQPAATSRHAPPHLSARSRPPPRAATADPAGTPTPISGSRRVNERVGRQAALRLDPIGSDRVRPAQGGVGWAGRTERRWRPDPGERRRHKASWFSGAAPWLLRRAPGRERGRMRESKHGRCREPKLLPPACPLHGSSSLCDHIQLQLLQKDVNLLNPMAELEKHSQEEASRAVHQLIMYVRIRSCMVQRKYSFLFQLICLLAPFVFVLYVRRMSCARTASTCEHDPFQALVMCC; encoded by the exons ATGCAGCTGTGGCGGCCCATGCGTGGGGTGTTTAGGCGGTCAACGCCGCATAACCGTGCCTCCCGATCCCACCTCCAGCCCGCCGCCACCTCCCGGCATGCCCCGCCCCACCTCAGCGCGCGcagccggccgccgccgcgcgccgccaccgccgaccccgccggCACGCCTACCCCTATCTCTGGATCGAGGCGGGTCAACGAGCGTGTGGGGCGGCAGGCGGCTCTCCGGCTCGACCCGATCGGATCCGATCGAGTGAGGCCTGCACAGGGCGGCGTCGGATGGGCTGGACGCACAGAACGACGGTGGCGTCCGGATCCAGGCGAGCGTCGGCGGCACAAGGCGTCGTGGTTCTCCGGGGCAGCGCCATGGTTGCTCCGCCGTGCTCCTGGAAGAGAACGAGGAAGGATGAGGGAGAGCAAGCATGGAAGATGCCGAGAACCCAAGCTGCTCCCTCCAGCGTGCCCCCTCCATGGCTCGTCGTCGCTCTGTGACCACATCCAGCTCCAG CTGTTGCAGAAGGACGTCAACCTCCTTAATCCGATGGCTGAGCTAGAGAAGCACTCACAAGAAGAAGCATCTCGTGCAGTCCATCAACTCATCATGTACGTGCGCATCAGATCATGTATGGTCCAGAGGAAATATTCCTTTCTCTTTCAATTGATTTGTCTCCTGGCCCCTTTTGTCTTTGTTTTATATGTCCGTAGGATGTCATGTGCCAGAACCGCTTCAACATGTGAGCATGATCCTTTCCAAGCTTTAGTAATGTGTTGCTAG